AAGGGCGAATTTCATCATCGAATAAGCCTCAGCGAACGATCAGGACCCGTTCGGACCCTTGCCCGCGGATCTCCACCACCACGCGATTGGGCAGGCACACAATTGGCAAAACACTCCCCGCGCCTTGCTTCACGCACCTTCTGTCGGGACAATCGGCTGACAGCATCAGCACTTGGGAATCCTTGATCTGGACAGTGTTGTGCTCATCTATGCGGATCACGCGGTCCACGTTCAGGG
The Candidatus Syntrophosphaera sp. DNA segment above includes these coding regions:
- a CDS encoding NusG domain II-containing protein, whose translation is MLHFLREKLSLADLLLMIVVLLAIVLSAFMVYRKNDDRYVHVHKDNRPLGVFPLNVDRVIRIDEHNTVQIKDSQVLMLSADCPDRRCVKQGAGSVLPIVCLPNRVVVEIRGQGSERVLIVR